One Podarcis raffonei isolate rPodRaf1 chromosome 18, rPodRaf1.pri, whole genome shotgun sequence genomic window carries:
- the TMPRSS9 gene encoding transmembrane protease serine 9 isoform X12 encodes MEPPVVPAGKPVLGGEKCRPVAGGGSTRCRLTLVSILLGAITASCGAILMAFLVKQEFLADHLVELQGLRYESSLQCPSSNYHRTLTPVLERLFKSSFKNSALEGTCDRCSVLQYRKGNASILVHFRLWFSLQPLSPDAEEQALERGLAAALGNGGIALPSYGTIWAASLTGLSSDSPSGTGLKSGTCPGTAFTCHSGQCVPRENVECDDRSDCLDGSDEAECDCGSRPAMQAANRIVGGSEATRGEFPWQVSLRENNEHFCGATILAAKWLVSAAHCFNEFQDPGTWTAHAGTVWLSGSESSAVKTGVSHILKHPSYDTDTADYDVALLALSEPLPFGKYVQPACLPASSHIFPSGKKCSISGWGYLKEDFLVKPELLQKAVVELLDQTLCASLYSNALTDRMLCAGYLEGKVDSCQGDSGGPLVCEEPSGRFFLAGIVSWGIGCAEAKRPGVYARVTRLRNWIHDTMATFTAPPGLTLPSTASTTLLPLVSTKGTTTTTGKPLPSPTTTGGRPAATVPRPQECGRRPGFSKPIKIVGGLDASRGEVPWQVSLKEGLHHFCGATIIGERWLLSAAHCFNHTKVEYLTAFAGTTWLSAADSSSVKVSVRQVVLHPSYNPALLDFDVAVLELERPLPFGKVIQPICLPLAVHKFPVGRKCMISGWGSLQEGNASKPENLQRASVGIIDQKTCNVLYNFSLTEQMICAGFLDGKVDSCQGDSGGPLACEETPGVFYLAGLVSWGVGCAQARRPGVYARITKLKAWILETISPCPSTTTKAATTSSTTTSGSASSSSSSPSLPLASQRTTQASLRVTPSTARPPTNTPRATQFAAVPCTPSTFKCSGKVCIGKANPECDGVMDCSNGRDEANCTCFSSHPPRLWLNLFGLQQDRGGQWRSTRRVAVASEPVAAEEGAQVWGGGGG; translated from the exons ATGGAGCCGCCAGTAGTCCCTGCTGGGAAACCAGTGCTGGGGGGAGAGAAGTGCCGCCCTGTTGCTGGGGGAGGCAGCACCCGCTGCAGGCTGACCCTGGTCTCCATCCTCCTGGGTGCCATCACGGCCAGCTGTGGTGCGATCCTGATGG ccttcctggtgaAGCAGGAGTTCCTGGCAGATCACCTGGTGGAGCTGCAGGGCCTCCGTTATGAGAGCAGCCTGCAGTGCCCGAGCTCCAACTATCACCGCACCTTGACCCCCGTCCTGGAGAGGCTG TTTAAAAGCAGCTTTAAGAACTCAGCCCTGGAAGGGACCTGTGACAGGTGCTCCGTCTTGCAATACAG GAAGGGCAATGCCAGCATCCTCGTCCACTTCCGCCTATGGTTCTCCTTGCAGCCGCTCAGCCCAGACGCAGAAGAGCAGGCGCTGGAGAGGGGCCTGGCAGCTGCGCTGGGCAATGGAGGAATCGCCCTGCCCTCCTACGGCACCATCTGGGCAGCCTCTCTCACAG ggcTGAGCAGCGACTCCCCTTCAGGAACAGGACTGAAATCAG GCACCTGCCCAGGGACAGCCTTCACCTGCCACAGCGGCCAGTGTGTGCCACGTGAGAACGTGGAGTGCGATGACCGGAGTGACTGCCTGGACGGCTCCGATGAGGCAGAGTGCG ACTGTGGGTCTCGCCCGGCCATGCAGGCAGCCAACCGGATTGTCGGGGGGTCGGAGGCCACTCGGGGGGAGTTCCCCTGGCAAGTCAGCCTGCGGGAGAACAACGAGCACTTCTGTGGGGCCACAATCCTGGCTGCCAAGTGGCTGGTGTCTGCAGCACACTGCTTCAACGA GTTCCAGGATCCGGGCACCTGGACGGCCCATGCAGGCACTGTCTGGCTGAGCGGCAGCGAGAGCAGTGCAGTGAAGACTGGTGTGAGCCACATCCTCAAGCACCCCTCCTATGACACAGACACGGCTGACTATGATGTGGCGCTGCTGGCGCTCTCTGAGCCTTTGCCCTTCGGCAAGTACGTCCAGCCCGCCTGCCTGCCGGCCTCCAGCCATATCTTCCCCTCTGGCAAGAAGTGCTCCATCTCCGGCTGGGGTTACCTCAAGGAGGACTTTT tGGTGAAGCCGGAGCTGCTGCAGAAGGCTGTGGTGGAGCTGTTGGACCAGACACTATGCGCCAGCCTGTACAGCAACGCCCTCACCGACCGGATGCTGTGTGCCGGCTACCTGGAGGGCAAGGTTGACTCCTGCCAG GGGGATTCTGGGGGCCCACTGGTCTGTGAGGAGCCCTCAGGCCGCTTCTTCCTGGCCGGAATCGTCAGCTGGGGCATTGGCTGTGCGGAGGCCAAGCGCCCAGGGGTGTATGCCCGGGTCACCAGGCTGCGGAACTGGATCCATGACACCATGGCCACGTTCACGGCCCCACCAGGCCTCACCCTCCCCTCGACGGCCTCCACCACCCTCCTCCCTCTGGTGTCCACCAagggcaccaccaccaccactggcaaACCCCTACCCAGCCCCACCACGACCGGGGGCAGGCCAGCTGCCACAGTACCACGGCCCCAAG AGTGCGGCCGCCGGCCCGGCTTCTCCAAGCCCATCAAGATTGTGGGGGGCCTGGATGCCTCTCGCGGGGAGGTCCCCTGGCAGGTCAGCCTGAAGGAGGGGCTGCACCACTTCTGTGGGGCCACCATCATCGGGGAACGGTGGCTCCTTTCAGCTGCCCACTGCTTCAACCA CACCAAGGTGGAGTACCTGACAGCCTTTGCAGGCACCACCTGGCTGTCGGCGGCAGACAGCAGCTCTGTGAAGGTGAGCGTAAGGCAGGTGGTGCTGCACCCCTCCTACAACCCGGCCCTGCTGGACTTTGACGTGGCCGTCCTGGAGCTGGAGCGCCCCCTCCCCTTCGGCAAGGTCATCCAGCCCATCTGCCTCCCTCTGGCCGTCCACAAGTTCCCTGTGGGCAGGAAGTGCATGATCTCCGGCTGGGGAAGCCTCCAGGAAGGCAATG cCTCCAAGCCAGAGAACCTCCAGAGAGCCTCTGTGGGAATAATTGACCAGAAAACCTGCAATGTCCTCTACAACTTCTCCCTGACAGAGCAGATGATCTGTGCTGGGTTCCTGGACGGGAAGGTTGACTCCTGTCAG GGCGACTCGGGGGGGCCCCTGGCCTGTGAGGAGACGCCAGGTGTGTTCTACCTGGCGGGGCTGGTCAGTTGGGGGGTCGGCTGTGCGCAGGCCAGGAGACCCGGTGTCTACGCCCGCATCACCAAGCTCAAGGCCTGGATCCTGGAAACTATCTCACCATGCCCCAGCACCACAACCAAGGCCGCGACCACATCCAGCACCACAACCAGTGgcagcgcctcctcctcctcctcctcccccagcctgcCTTTGGCTAGTCAAAGGACCACCCAGGCCAGCCTCAGGGTCACCCCCAGCACAGCCAGGCCACCAACCAACACCCCGAGAGCCACCCAGTTCGCAG ctgTGCCCTGCACCCCATCCACCTTCAAGTGCTCTGGCAAAGTCTGCATTGGGAAAGCGAACCCTGAATGTGATGGCGTCATGGACTGCAGCAACGGCAGGGACGAGGCCAACTGCA CCTgcttctcttcccacccacctaGACTGTGGCTCAACCTCTTTGGCCTTCAGCAAGATCGTGGGGGGCAGTGGCGCAGCACGAGGAGAGTGGCCGTGGCAAGCGAGCCTGTGGCTGCGGAGGAAGGAGCACAAGTGTGGGGCGGTGGTGGTGGCTGA
- the TMPRSS9 gene encoding transmembrane protease serine 9 isoform X11, with protein sequence MEPPVVPAGKPVLGGEKCRPVAGGGSTRCRLTLVSILLGAITASCGAILMAFLVKQEFLADHLVELQGLRYESSLQCPSSNYHRTLTPVLERLFKSSFKNSALEGTCDRCSVLQYRKGNASILVHFRLWFSLQPLSPDAEEQALERGLAAALGNGGIALPSYGTIWAASLTGLSSDSPSGTGLKSGTCPGTAFTCHSGQCVPRENVECDDRSDCLDGSDEAECDCGSRPAMQAANRIVGGSEATRGEFPWQVSLRENNEHFCGATILAAKWLVSAAHCFNEFQDPGTWTAHAGTVWLSGSESSAVKTGVSHILKHPSYDTDTADYDVALLALSEPLPFGKYVQPACLPASSHIFPSGKKCSISGWGYLKEDFLVKPELLQKAVVELLDQTLCASLYSNALTDRMLCAGYLEGKVDSCQGDSGGPLVCEEPSGRFFLAGIVSWGIGCAEAKRPGVYARVTRLRNWIHDTMATFTAPPGLTLPSTASTTLLPLVSTKGTTTTTGKPLPSPTTTGGRPAATVPRPQECGRRPGFSKPIKIVGGLDASRGEVPWQVSLKEGLHHFCGATIIGERWLLSAAHCFNHTKVEYLTAFAGTTWLSAADSSSVKVSVRQVVLHPSYNPALLDFDVAVLELERPLPFGKVIQPICLPLAVHKFPVGRKCMISGWGSLQEGNASKPENLQRASVGIIDQKTCNVLYNFSLTEQMICAGFLDGKVDSCQGDSGGPLACEETPGVFYLAGLVSWGVGCAQARRPGVYARITKLKAWILETISPCPSTTTKAATTSSTTTSGSASSSSSSPSLPLASQRTTQASLRVTPSTARPPTNTPRATQFAAVPCTPSTFKCSGKVCIGKANPECDGVMDCSNGRDEANCRTSSLLVKKRTPSSVPPQASNVFMSQEGTARPPSLWIPGIPFPVSPQPRPVHSRATATPRCGWPSWGHPS encoded by the exons ATGGAGCCGCCAGTAGTCCCTGCTGGGAAACCAGTGCTGGGGGGAGAGAAGTGCCGCCCTGTTGCTGGGGGAGGCAGCACCCGCTGCAGGCTGACCCTGGTCTCCATCCTCCTGGGTGCCATCACGGCCAGCTGTGGTGCGATCCTGATGG ccttcctggtgaAGCAGGAGTTCCTGGCAGATCACCTGGTGGAGCTGCAGGGCCTCCGTTATGAGAGCAGCCTGCAGTGCCCGAGCTCCAACTATCACCGCACCTTGACCCCCGTCCTGGAGAGGCTG TTTAAAAGCAGCTTTAAGAACTCAGCCCTGGAAGGGACCTGTGACAGGTGCTCCGTCTTGCAATACAG GAAGGGCAATGCCAGCATCCTCGTCCACTTCCGCCTATGGTTCTCCTTGCAGCCGCTCAGCCCAGACGCAGAAGAGCAGGCGCTGGAGAGGGGCCTGGCAGCTGCGCTGGGCAATGGAGGAATCGCCCTGCCCTCCTACGGCACCATCTGGGCAGCCTCTCTCACAG ggcTGAGCAGCGACTCCCCTTCAGGAACAGGACTGAAATCAG GCACCTGCCCAGGGACAGCCTTCACCTGCCACAGCGGCCAGTGTGTGCCACGTGAGAACGTGGAGTGCGATGACCGGAGTGACTGCCTGGACGGCTCCGATGAGGCAGAGTGCG ACTGTGGGTCTCGCCCGGCCATGCAGGCAGCCAACCGGATTGTCGGGGGGTCGGAGGCCACTCGGGGGGAGTTCCCCTGGCAAGTCAGCCTGCGGGAGAACAACGAGCACTTCTGTGGGGCCACAATCCTGGCTGCCAAGTGGCTGGTGTCTGCAGCACACTGCTTCAACGA GTTCCAGGATCCGGGCACCTGGACGGCCCATGCAGGCACTGTCTGGCTGAGCGGCAGCGAGAGCAGTGCAGTGAAGACTGGTGTGAGCCACATCCTCAAGCACCCCTCCTATGACACAGACACGGCTGACTATGATGTGGCGCTGCTGGCGCTCTCTGAGCCTTTGCCCTTCGGCAAGTACGTCCAGCCCGCCTGCCTGCCGGCCTCCAGCCATATCTTCCCCTCTGGCAAGAAGTGCTCCATCTCCGGCTGGGGTTACCTCAAGGAGGACTTTT tGGTGAAGCCGGAGCTGCTGCAGAAGGCTGTGGTGGAGCTGTTGGACCAGACACTATGCGCCAGCCTGTACAGCAACGCCCTCACCGACCGGATGCTGTGTGCCGGCTACCTGGAGGGCAAGGTTGACTCCTGCCAG GGGGATTCTGGGGGCCCACTGGTCTGTGAGGAGCCCTCAGGCCGCTTCTTCCTGGCCGGAATCGTCAGCTGGGGCATTGGCTGTGCGGAGGCCAAGCGCCCAGGGGTGTATGCCCGGGTCACCAGGCTGCGGAACTGGATCCATGACACCATGGCCACGTTCACGGCCCCACCAGGCCTCACCCTCCCCTCGACGGCCTCCACCACCCTCCTCCCTCTGGTGTCCACCAagggcaccaccaccaccactggcaaACCCCTACCCAGCCCCACCACGACCGGGGGCAGGCCAGCTGCCACAGTACCACGGCCCCAAG AGTGCGGCCGCCGGCCCGGCTTCTCCAAGCCCATCAAGATTGTGGGGGGCCTGGATGCCTCTCGCGGGGAGGTCCCCTGGCAGGTCAGCCTGAAGGAGGGGCTGCACCACTTCTGTGGGGCCACCATCATCGGGGAACGGTGGCTCCTTTCAGCTGCCCACTGCTTCAACCA CACCAAGGTGGAGTACCTGACAGCCTTTGCAGGCACCACCTGGCTGTCGGCGGCAGACAGCAGCTCTGTGAAGGTGAGCGTAAGGCAGGTGGTGCTGCACCCCTCCTACAACCCGGCCCTGCTGGACTTTGACGTGGCCGTCCTGGAGCTGGAGCGCCCCCTCCCCTTCGGCAAGGTCATCCAGCCCATCTGCCTCCCTCTGGCCGTCCACAAGTTCCCTGTGGGCAGGAAGTGCATGATCTCCGGCTGGGGAAGCCTCCAGGAAGGCAATG cCTCCAAGCCAGAGAACCTCCAGAGAGCCTCTGTGGGAATAATTGACCAGAAAACCTGCAATGTCCTCTACAACTTCTCCCTGACAGAGCAGATGATCTGTGCTGGGTTCCTGGACGGGAAGGTTGACTCCTGTCAG GGCGACTCGGGGGGGCCCCTGGCCTGTGAGGAGACGCCAGGTGTGTTCTACCTGGCGGGGCTGGTCAGTTGGGGGGTCGGCTGTGCGCAGGCCAGGAGACCCGGTGTCTACGCCCGCATCACCAAGCTCAAGGCCTGGATCCTGGAAACTATCTCACCATGCCCCAGCACCACAACCAAGGCCGCGACCACATCCAGCACCACAACCAGTGgcagcgcctcctcctcctcctcctcccccagcctgcCTTTGGCTAGTCAAAGGACCACCCAGGCCAGCCTCAGGGTCACCCCCAGCACAGCCAGGCCACCAACCAACACCCCGAGAGCCACCCAGTTCGCAG ctgTGCCCTGCACCCCATCCACCTTCAAGTGCTCTGGCAAAGTCTGCATTGGGAAAGCGAACCCTGAATGTGATGGCGTCATGGACTGCAGCAACGGCAGGGACGAGGCCAACTGCA GAACAAGCTCCTTGCTGGTGAAGAAGAGGACCCCATCCTCTGTGCCTCCCCAAGCCAGCAATGTTTTCATGTCACAGGAGGGCACTGCCAGACCTCCCTCCCTTTGGATCCCAGGCATCCCCTTTCCTGTGAGCCCCCAACCAAGGCCAGTCCACTCAAGAG CTACAGCGACCCCAAGATGTGGGTGGCCGTCCTGGGGACACCCTTCCTGA
- the TMPRSS9 gene encoding transmembrane protease serine 9 isoform X5 encodes MEPPVVPAGKPVLGGEKCRPVAGGGSTRCRLTLVSILLGAITASCGAILMAFLVKQEFLADHLVELQGLRYESSLQCPSSNYHRTLTPVLERLFKSSFKNSALEGTCDRCSVLQYRKGNASILVHFRLWFSLQPLSPDAEEQALERGLAAALGNGGIALPSYGTIWAASLTGLSSDSPSGTGLKSGTCPGTAFTCHSGQCVPRENVECDDRSDCLDGSDEAECDCGSRPAMQAANRIVGGSEATRGEFPWQVSLRENNEHFCGATILAAKWLVSAAHCFNEFQDPGTWTAHAGTVWLSGSESSAVKTGVSHILKHPSYDTDTADYDVALLALSEPLPFGKYVQPACLPASSHIFPSGKKCSISGWGYLKEDFLVKPELLQKAVVELLDQTLCASLYSNALTDRMLCAGYLEGKVDSCQGDSGGPLVCEEPSGRFFLAGIVSWGIGCAEAKRPGVYARVTRLRNWIHDTMATFTAPPGLTLPSTASTTLLPLVSTKGTTTTTGKPLPSPTTTGGRPAATVPRPQECGRRPGFSKPIKIVGGLDASRGEVPWQVSLKEGLHHFCGATIIGERWLLSAAHCFNHTKVEYLTAFAGTTWLSAADSSSVKVSVRQVVLHPSYNPALLDFDVAVLELERPLPFGKVIQPICLPLAVHKFPVGRKCMISGWGSLQEGNASKPENLQRASVGIIDQKTCNVLYNFSLTEQMICAGFLDGKVDSCQGDSGGPLACEETPGVFYLAGLVSWGVGCAQARRPGVYARITKLKAWILETISPCPSTTTKAATTSSTTTSGSASSSSSSPSLPLASQRTTQASLRVTPSTARPPTNTPRATQFAAVPCTPSTFKCSGKVCIGKANPECDGVMDCSNGRDEANCRTSSLLVKKRTPSSVPPQASNVFMSQEGTARPPSLWIPGIPFPVSPQPRPVHSRGEVRQLPQVAGSIGAAGAASKGCWSPPTLVPDVDLYSWLGSGGSHWVVLLRRQNVLGQPCPPFSLEIGETGQALGWPRVPGAPSFSATATPRCGWPSWGHPS; translated from the exons ATGGAGCCGCCAGTAGTCCCTGCTGGGAAACCAGTGCTGGGGGGAGAGAAGTGCCGCCCTGTTGCTGGGGGAGGCAGCACCCGCTGCAGGCTGACCCTGGTCTCCATCCTCCTGGGTGCCATCACGGCCAGCTGTGGTGCGATCCTGATGG ccttcctggtgaAGCAGGAGTTCCTGGCAGATCACCTGGTGGAGCTGCAGGGCCTCCGTTATGAGAGCAGCCTGCAGTGCCCGAGCTCCAACTATCACCGCACCTTGACCCCCGTCCTGGAGAGGCTG TTTAAAAGCAGCTTTAAGAACTCAGCCCTGGAAGGGACCTGTGACAGGTGCTCCGTCTTGCAATACAG GAAGGGCAATGCCAGCATCCTCGTCCACTTCCGCCTATGGTTCTCCTTGCAGCCGCTCAGCCCAGACGCAGAAGAGCAGGCGCTGGAGAGGGGCCTGGCAGCTGCGCTGGGCAATGGAGGAATCGCCCTGCCCTCCTACGGCACCATCTGGGCAGCCTCTCTCACAG ggcTGAGCAGCGACTCCCCTTCAGGAACAGGACTGAAATCAG GCACCTGCCCAGGGACAGCCTTCACCTGCCACAGCGGCCAGTGTGTGCCACGTGAGAACGTGGAGTGCGATGACCGGAGTGACTGCCTGGACGGCTCCGATGAGGCAGAGTGCG ACTGTGGGTCTCGCCCGGCCATGCAGGCAGCCAACCGGATTGTCGGGGGGTCGGAGGCCACTCGGGGGGAGTTCCCCTGGCAAGTCAGCCTGCGGGAGAACAACGAGCACTTCTGTGGGGCCACAATCCTGGCTGCCAAGTGGCTGGTGTCTGCAGCACACTGCTTCAACGA GTTCCAGGATCCGGGCACCTGGACGGCCCATGCAGGCACTGTCTGGCTGAGCGGCAGCGAGAGCAGTGCAGTGAAGACTGGTGTGAGCCACATCCTCAAGCACCCCTCCTATGACACAGACACGGCTGACTATGATGTGGCGCTGCTGGCGCTCTCTGAGCCTTTGCCCTTCGGCAAGTACGTCCAGCCCGCCTGCCTGCCGGCCTCCAGCCATATCTTCCCCTCTGGCAAGAAGTGCTCCATCTCCGGCTGGGGTTACCTCAAGGAGGACTTTT tGGTGAAGCCGGAGCTGCTGCAGAAGGCTGTGGTGGAGCTGTTGGACCAGACACTATGCGCCAGCCTGTACAGCAACGCCCTCACCGACCGGATGCTGTGTGCCGGCTACCTGGAGGGCAAGGTTGACTCCTGCCAG GGGGATTCTGGGGGCCCACTGGTCTGTGAGGAGCCCTCAGGCCGCTTCTTCCTGGCCGGAATCGTCAGCTGGGGCATTGGCTGTGCGGAGGCCAAGCGCCCAGGGGTGTATGCCCGGGTCACCAGGCTGCGGAACTGGATCCATGACACCATGGCCACGTTCACGGCCCCACCAGGCCTCACCCTCCCCTCGACGGCCTCCACCACCCTCCTCCCTCTGGTGTCCACCAagggcaccaccaccaccactggcaaACCCCTACCCAGCCCCACCACGACCGGGGGCAGGCCAGCTGCCACAGTACCACGGCCCCAAG AGTGCGGCCGCCGGCCCGGCTTCTCCAAGCCCATCAAGATTGTGGGGGGCCTGGATGCCTCTCGCGGGGAGGTCCCCTGGCAGGTCAGCCTGAAGGAGGGGCTGCACCACTTCTGTGGGGCCACCATCATCGGGGAACGGTGGCTCCTTTCAGCTGCCCACTGCTTCAACCA CACCAAGGTGGAGTACCTGACAGCCTTTGCAGGCACCACCTGGCTGTCGGCGGCAGACAGCAGCTCTGTGAAGGTGAGCGTAAGGCAGGTGGTGCTGCACCCCTCCTACAACCCGGCCCTGCTGGACTTTGACGTGGCCGTCCTGGAGCTGGAGCGCCCCCTCCCCTTCGGCAAGGTCATCCAGCCCATCTGCCTCCCTCTGGCCGTCCACAAGTTCCCTGTGGGCAGGAAGTGCATGATCTCCGGCTGGGGAAGCCTCCAGGAAGGCAATG cCTCCAAGCCAGAGAACCTCCAGAGAGCCTCTGTGGGAATAATTGACCAGAAAACCTGCAATGTCCTCTACAACTTCTCCCTGACAGAGCAGATGATCTGTGCTGGGTTCCTGGACGGGAAGGTTGACTCCTGTCAG GGCGACTCGGGGGGGCCCCTGGCCTGTGAGGAGACGCCAGGTGTGTTCTACCTGGCGGGGCTGGTCAGTTGGGGGGTCGGCTGTGCGCAGGCCAGGAGACCCGGTGTCTACGCCCGCATCACCAAGCTCAAGGCCTGGATCCTGGAAACTATCTCACCATGCCCCAGCACCACAACCAAGGCCGCGACCACATCCAGCACCACAACCAGTGgcagcgcctcctcctcctcctcctcccccagcctgcCTTTGGCTAGTCAAAGGACCACCCAGGCCAGCCTCAGGGTCACCCCCAGCACAGCCAGGCCACCAACCAACACCCCGAGAGCCACCCAGTTCGCAG ctgTGCCCTGCACCCCATCCACCTTCAAGTGCTCTGGCAAAGTCTGCATTGGGAAAGCGAACCCTGAATGTGATGGCGTCATGGACTGCAGCAACGGCAGGGACGAGGCCAACTGCA GAACAAGCTCCTTGCTGGTGAAGAAGAGGACCCCATCCTCTGTGCCTCCCCAAGCCAGCAATGTTTTCATGTCACAGGAGGGCACTGCCAGACCTCCCTCCCTTTGGATCCCAGGCATCCCCTTTCCTGTGAGCCCCCAACCAAGGCCAGTCCACTCAAGAGgtgaggtgaggcaactgcctcaggtggcaggatccattgGGGCAGCAGGTGCAGCCTCCAagggctgctggtctcctcccacccttgttcctgatgtagatctttactcCTGGCTGGGAAGTGGAGGGAGCCACTGGGTGGTTCTCCTCAggcgccaaaatgtcttgggccaaccctgCCCCCCCTTTTCCCTGGAGATTGGGGAGACGGGGCAGGCCTTGGGCTGGCCAAGGGTCCCAGGTGCACCGTCCTTCTCAGCTACAGCGACCCCAAGATGTGGGTGGCCGTCCTGGGGACACCCTTCCTGA